The DNA segment AAAAAGTAAAAATGTAAAAATGATCATGCATCACGAGACCTCTGGTGCGGTGAGAAACTACGAACGCCACCTGGATCAGGCCTATCAGTTCATGAAAGACAATGGCTATGATGCGGTAAAAAGTGGGTATGTAGGAAACATGATCCCTCGCGGCGAATACCATTACGGACAATGGCTGGTCAATCATTATCAGTATGCACTGGAAAAAGCAGCGAAGTATAAGATCATGGTTAATGCACATGAAGCGGTTCGCCCAACGGGAATTAACCGTACCTATCCTAATCTGATAGGCAATGAATCTGCCCGTGGTACGGAATATCAGGCTTTTGGCGGCAGTAAAGCAAACCATGTAACCATTTTACCCTTTACCCGTCTGATTGGCGGTCCAATGGATTATACACCTGGTATTTTTGAAATGGACATCTCAAAGCTGAATCCGGATAACAAATCCCATCTGAATGCGACGCTGGCCAATCAGCTGGCATTGTATGTCACCATGGCCAGTCCTTTACAAATGGCTGCGGATCTGCCTGAAAATTACAACCGGTTCCTGGATGCTTTTCAATTCATTAAGGATGTCGCCATGGATTGGGACGATAGTAAATATCTGGAGGCAGAGCCGGGCGAATATGTTTCTGTAGCGCGTAAAGCCAAAGGAACGAACAACTGGTTTGTAGGTTGTGTAGCTGGGGAGAACGGTTATACTTCAAAGATCTCGTTTAACTTTTTACAACCAGGTAAAACCTATGTGGCGACGATTTATAGTGATGCGAAAGAGGCACATTATAAAACGAATCCACAGGCCTATCAAATTCGAAAAGTGTTGTTGAACAGCAGATCAAAGCTGACTCAGTTTGCTGCTCCGGGAGGAGGATATGCGATCAGTATCATCGAAGCTGATCCATCTCAAACAAAAGGACTGAAGAATCTGTAAGCCTTTAGCTCCCAATGAAAAGCCGTTTTGCTAAAAGTAAAACGGCTTTTTTGTGAATTGACAAATGGTTCCGATTTGTATAGTTTCATTGGATATAAGTTTTGTGATTCAGAAGAAAAATGTAAAACTAAATGATTGCCAATTTCGCTTAATCATTTGGCAGGATTTCAGAATTAGTAAATCATATTGCAACTATCTTTACTATAGCCAACTAAAACAAGTATGAAAAAAAATATCCTGATGATCAGCTTAATGATCTTTCTTTCCTCTGCGGCCTTTGCCCAGAAGAACTACATCGAAGAATCAAAAGAAACCAAAAGCAAGCGCATGCAATGGTGGGACGATGCCACTTTTGGCATGTTTATCCATTGGGGGATTTATTCCGTTCCCGCGGGGGAATACAATGGTAAAGGTGGAGGAGCGGAATGGATCATGGAAACCCATAAAATTCCAACTGCGGAATATGAGAAATATGCCGCTCAGTTTAACCCTCAACAGTTTGATGCGAAACAATGGGTCAATATTGCGAAAAATGCAGGGGTAAAATACATTGTGATCACTTCAAAACACCATGATGGTTTTAGCATGTGGGACAGTAATGTGACCAAATACGACATTATGGACGCTTCTCCCTTTAAAAGAGACATCTTAAAAGAACTTTCTGATGCCTGTAAAGCTGCCGGAATTAAGTTTGCGCTGTACCATTCTATTATGGACTGGCATCAGCCGGATGCGATGTCAAAAGGGTCTATCCATCAGAATACGGCCAACCCTGATTTCAACAAATACCGGGAAGAATATTTAAAGCCGCAACTCGCAGAGCTGATCAAAAAATACGATCCTGCAATCCTGTGGTTTGATGGAGAATGGATTCCGGAATGGACAGAAGAACAAGGTAAAG comes from the Pedobacter sp. FW305-3-2-15-E-R2A2 genome and includes:
- a CDS encoding alpha-L-fucosidase yields the protein MKKNILMISLMIFLSSAAFAQKNYIEESKETKSKRMQWWDDATFGMFIHWGIYSVPAGEYNGKGGGAEWIMETHKIPTAEYEKYAAQFNPQQFDAKQWVNIAKNAGVKYIVITSKHHDGFSMWDSNVTKYDIMDASPFKRDILKELSDACKAAGIKFALYHSIMDWHQPDAMSKGSIHQNTANPDFNKYREEYLKPQLAELIKKYDPAILWFDGEWIPEWTEEQGKDLYNYLRGIKPSLIINNRVGKGRDGMQGVKKYKDAAGDYDTPEQEILAGAGQDYWESCMTINNNWGYVKADHNWKSAQTLIDNLIDITAKGGNYLLNVGPSAEGLIPGPSVERLTEMGDWLKVNKEAIYATKGGKTYKEGEHIKFTQSNNGKFTYAIFNKAENNELLLKTVQPKEGSKIYMLGVKEPLVWSKKGDNVVIKLPAELPCKYAWVIKMG